One stretch of Actinacidiphila sp. DG2A-62 DNA includes these proteins:
- a CDS encoding TetR/AcrR family transcriptional regulator, translating to MRNWRAYADVVEVAMAGAGRPVDHRRRAELLDAVVDYTVEHGFSELSWRPVAAALGVAPTTLVHRFGTKEGMLEAILTRLRERMFAATGDTHGEGAGLEAAARAVWTRACDPARGPEFRLFFAAYGRALQAPGPFADFLSHVVADWMDALCAAQGPDVDPQTARRRATLVIATIRGLLLDLLTTADHPRVQSAAETFLATLATPAPQ from the coding sequence GTGCGGAACTGGAGGGCGTACGCGGACGTGGTGGAGGTGGCGATGGCGGGGGCGGGGCGGCCGGTGGACCATCGGCGGCGCGCCGAGCTGCTGGACGCGGTGGTCGACTACACCGTCGAGCACGGCTTCTCCGAGCTGTCCTGGCGGCCGGTGGCCGCGGCGCTCGGGGTGGCGCCCACGACGCTGGTGCACCGCTTCGGCACCAAGGAGGGGATGCTGGAAGCCATCCTCACCCGGCTGCGGGAGCGGATGTTCGCGGCGACCGGCGACACCCACGGCGAGGGCGCCGGCCTGGAGGCGGCGGCGCGCGCGGTCTGGACGCGCGCCTGCGACCCCGCGCGCGGCCCGGAGTTCCGGCTGTTCTTCGCGGCCTACGGCCGCGCGCTCCAGGCGCCGGGACCGTTCGCGGACTTCCTGTCCCACGTGGTGGCCGACTGGATGGACGCGCTGTGCGCCGCGCAGGGCCCGGATGTCGACCCCCAGACCGCGCGCCGCCGCGCCACCCTGGTGATCGCCACGATCCGCGGCCTCCTCCTGGACCTGCTCACCACCGCCGACCACCCCCGCGTCCAGTCCGCCGCCGAGACCTTCCTCGCCACCCTGGCCACGCCCGCGCCCCAGTAG
- a CDS encoding ATP-binding protein produces MKQTLADGRPSVVRTWPPAAQSVGRARRLLAGYLAAWGLPQITEDAQLILSELVTNAITHAHPPFGNVIATRFERLADGVRIGVHDAGDSRPEPRRARVDEESGRGPDLVHALTGGAWGLGDRDGPGKSVWAVCTGSQDEVRS; encoded by the coding sequence GTGAAGCAGACTCTCGCTGATGGACGTCCGTCGGTCGTCAGGACGTGGCCGCCAGCTGCCCAGTCGGTGGGCAGGGCGCGGCGGCTGCTCGCCGGGTACCTTGCCGCGTGGGGCCTGCCGCAGATCACGGAGGATGCCCAACTGATCCTCTCGGAGTTGGTGACGAATGCGATCACGCATGCGCATCCGCCGTTCGGCAACGTGATCGCTACCCGGTTCGAGCGGCTGGCGGACGGAGTGCGGATCGGGGTCCATGACGCCGGTGACAGCAGGCCGGAGCCGCGCCGGGCTCGGGTTGACGAAGAGTCCGGGCGCGGCCCGGATCTGGTCCACGCGCTGACGGGCGGAGCCTGGGGTCTTGGCGATCGGGACGGGCCGGGGAAGTCGGTGTGGGCGGTGTGCACCGGCAGTCAGGACGAGGTGCGTTCGTGA
- a CDS encoding DUF6907 domain-containing protein, with protein sequence MTRAHDDRESARPRSPFRTWVVTTSGGEIVRGYLPWWAQDDPSRTAVRPDRLQFHLAGIVRQADRGGLVARVVTGTGSALDAGVLVVTIDCVPFGEDGEADLPVVNLQIVDDFWIRDLDPAGVVDLGRRLRALADRLTGTVAPELAAARADWAARHRADDPAI encoded by the coding sequence GTGACGCGCGCACATGACGATCGCGAATCCGCACGGCCCCGGTCGCCGTTCCGGACGTGGGTCGTCACGACCAGCGGCGGGGAGATCGTCCGCGGGTATCTGCCGTGGTGGGCTCAGGACGACCCGAGCAGGACCGCGGTACGGCCGGATAGGCTGCAGTTCCACCTGGCCGGCATCGTCCGTCAGGCCGATCGCGGTGGCTTGGTCGCCCGCGTGGTCACGGGGACGGGTTCGGCGCTGGACGCAGGCGTGCTGGTGGTCACGATCGACTGCGTTCCGTTCGGTGAGGACGGCGAAGCGGACCTGCCGGTGGTCAACCTCCAGATCGTGGACGACTTCTGGATCAGGGACCTGGACCCGGCCGGCGTGGTCGATCTAGGCCGGCGGCTGAGGGCTCTGGCCGACCGATTGACGGGCACGGTCGCGCCGGAACTCGCAGCCGCCCGTGCCGACTGGGCGGCACGCCATCGCGCCGACGACCCGGCCATATGA